Proteins encoded by one window of Actinocorallia herbida:
- a CDS encoding o-succinylbenzoate synthase — protein sequence MRAFAIPMRTRFRGLTRREGALIHGPAGWGEFSPFAEYGPAEAARWLAAAREAAFTGFPAPLRDRIPVNVTVPATDAGHAWRITAEGGCRTAKVKVAEKGQSEADDLARVEAVRDAIGPDGKVRIDVNGGWDVDQAVRMIRLLNRFDLEYVEQPCATVEELAAVRRRVEVPIAADESIRRAEDPFRVVAAEAADIAVLKVQPLGGVAPALEIAAAIGLPVVVSSAVETSVGLAAGLALAAALPELPYACGLATLSLLEGDVTGDPLVVEDGEIAVRRPEVDLAALARHQVDPAAWRRRAEEAERA from the coding sequence ATGCGGGCCTTCGCCATCCCGATGCGCACCCGGTTCCGGGGGCTGACGCGGCGGGAGGGCGCGCTGATCCACGGCCCGGCGGGATGGGGGGAGTTCTCCCCGTTCGCCGAGTACGGCCCTGCGGAGGCGGCCCGCTGGCTGGCCGCCGCCCGCGAGGCGGCCTTCACCGGGTTCCCCGCGCCGCTGCGCGACCGGATCCCGGTGAACGTCACCGTCCCGGCGACCGACGCCGGGCACGCCTGGCGGATCACCGCCGAGGGCGGCTGCCGCACGGCCAAGGTCAAGGTCGCGGAGAAGGGCCAGAGCGAGGCCGACGACCTCGCGCGGGTCGAGGCGGTGCGCGACGCCATCGGACCGGACGGTAAGGTCCGGATCGACGTCAACGGCGGCTGGGACGTCGATCAGGCCGTGCGGATGATCCGACTGCTCAACCGGTTCGATCTCGAGTACGTCGAGCAGCCTTGCGCTACGGTCGAGGAGCTGGCGGCGGTGCGCAGGCGCGTCGAGGTGCCGATCGCGGCGGACGAGTCGATCCGCCGCGCCGAGGACCCGTTCCGGGTGGTGGCGGCCGAGGCCGCCGACATCGCGGTGCTCAAGGTGCAGCCGCTCGGCGGGGTCGCCCCCGCGCTGGAGATCGCCGCGGCGATCGGCCTGCCCGTGGTGGTGTCGAGCGCGGTCGAGACCTCGGTCGGGCTCGCCGCGGGGCTCGCCCTGGCCGCGGCGCTGCCGGAGCTGCCGTACGCGTGCGGCCTGGCGACGCTCAGCCTGCTGGAAGGCGACGTGACCGGCGATCCGCTGGTCGTGGAGGACGGGGAGATCGCCGTCCGCCGGCCCGAGGTGGATCTCGCGGCGCTCGCGCGCCACCAGGTCGACCCGGCTGCCTGGCGGCGGCGAGCGGAGGAAGCGGAGAGAGCATGA
- the menD gene encoding 2-succinyl-5-enolpyruvyl-6-hydroxy-3-cyclohexene-1-carboxylic-acid synthase, with protein MNPATALATVLVDELLRGGMTDAVLAPGSRSAPLALALDAAERAGRMRLHVRVDERSASFLALGLAKRTARPVALVCTSGTAAANFHPAVIEASESAVPLIVLTADRPPELRGTGANQTIDQVKLYGTAVRWTCEVGVPEERPGMVAYWRSMASRGYAAALAPDPGPVHLNVSFREPLIPNGDDTWCEPLDSGDASVWTRVRESSPGSVLHVPPTRRGVLVIGDGAVNVKRYVAAASMAGWPVLSEPIGNGRYGDHAMSSYHFLLGVPEFVEAHQPEVVVTLGRPGLSKPLLGMLRRAQEHIVVTPSLARWPDPVRSATQVAQEVEIPVVSGDDGWLKSWRTADQAASAAVDTLLDESEEVTEPRLARDLVATIPGGSLLLTSASMPVRDLDQTMRPRRGLRILANRGASGIDGLVSTAIGMALGHSGRSYALLGDLSFLHDQNGLIIGPREARPDLALMVVNNDGGGIFSLLPQASLREPFERVFGTPHGVDLERIAAAHGIPYTRLDSAGQLPRALSGDGLRIIEARTDREKNALLHARMRQTAQDAIKNVL; from the coding sequence ATGAACCCGGCGACGGCGCTGGCCACGGTCCTGGTGGACGAGCTGCTGCGGGGCGGGATGACCGACGCGGTCCTCGCCCCCGGCTCGCGCTCGGCCCCCCTGGCCCTCGCCCTGGACGCCGCGGAGCGCGCGGGGCGGATGCGCCTGCACGTCCGGGTGGACGAGCGGTCGGCGTCGTTCCTGGCGCTGGGCCTGGCCAAGCGGACGGCCAGGCCCGTCGCGCTGGTGTGCACCTCGGGGACGGCGGCGGCGAACTTCCACCCCGCGGTCATCGAGGCGTCGGAGTCGGCGGTCCCGCTCATCGTGCTGACCGCGGACCGGCCGCCGGAGCTGCGCGGCACCGGCGCGAACCAGACCATCGACCAGGTGAAGCTGTACGGCACCGCGGTCCGCTGGACCTGTGAGGTGGGGGTGCCCGAGGAGCGGCCGGGGATGGTCGCCTACTGGCGGTCGATGGCCAGCCGTGGCTACGCCGCCGCCCTCGCGCCCGACCCGGGACCGGTCCACCTGAACGTGAGCTTCCGCGAGCCGCTCATCCCCAACGGCGACGACACGTGGTGCGAGCCGCTCGACAGCGGCGACGCCAGCGTGTGGACCCGGGTCAGGGAGAGCTCGCCGGGGTCGGTGCTGCACGTGCCGCCGACCCGCCGGGGCGTCCTCGTCATCGGCGACGGGGCGGTGAACGTCAAGCGCTATGTCGCGGCGGCGTCGATGGCGGGGTGGCCGGTGCTGTCGGAGCCGATAGGCAACGGACGGTACGGCGACCACGCGATGTCGTCCTACCACTTCCTGCTGGGCGTGCCCGAGTTCGTCGAGGCGCACCAGCCCGAGGTGGTCGTGACGCTCGGCAGGCCGGGGCTGTCCAAGCCGCTGCTGGGCATGCTGCGCCGCGCCCAGGAGCACATCGTCGTCACCCCGAGCCTGGCCCGCTGGCCCGACCCGGTCCGCTCGGCCACCCAGGTCGCCCAGGAGGTGGAGATCCCCGTGGTCTCCGGGGACGACGGGTGGCTGAAGTCCTGGCGCACGGCCGACCAGGCCGCGTCCGCCGCCGTCGACACGCTGCTGGACGAGAGCGAGGAGGTGACCGAGCCGCGGCTCGCCCGCGACCTCGTCGCCACGATCCCGGGCGGCTCGCTCCTGCTCACCTCGGCGAGCATGCCGGTGCGCGACCTCGACCAGACCATGCGCCCGCGGCGCGGCCTGCGGATCCTCGCCAACCGGGGCGCCTCGGGCATCGACGGCCTGGTCTCCACGGCGATCGGGATGGCCCTCGGCCACAGCGGCAGGTCGTACGCGCTGCTCGGCGACCTGTCGTTCCTGCACGACCAGAACGGCCTCATCATCGGCCCCCGCGAAGCACGCCCGGACCTCGCGCTCATGGTGGTCAACAACGACGGCGGCGGGATCTTCTCGCTGCTGCCGCAGGCGTCGCTGCGCGAGCCGTTCGAGCGGGTCTTCGGCACCCCGCACGGGGTCGACCTGGAGCGGATCGCGGCGGCCCACGGCATCCCCTACACCCGGCTGGACTCCGCCGGGCAGCTCCCGCGCGCGCTGTCCGGCGACGGGCTGCGCATCATCGAGGCGCGGACCGACCGGGAGAAGAACGCGCTCCTGCACGCGCGGATGCGCCAGACGGCCCAGGACGCGATCAAGAACGTGCTGTGA
- a CDS encoding PASTA domain-containing protein gives MLVKIAVPVGAIAVIGLTVAFSGDDSDKNLTLTPERPAIATATSTVTPTEAPETAEPTPVSAPTRTTATTPPATPTPRPTTSSPKPPPPQPPATQAPPAPTTRAVPDVVGLSLNEAAVRLAQAGFGFAEICVRSREEGVLNQQPAAGQQWNPGGRVALYVASRRCDDHDWGDDDRAPASRPSPSAT, from the coding sequence ATGCTTGTGAAGATCGCCGTGCCCGTGGGCGCGATCGCCGTGATCGGCCTCACCGTGGCCTTCAGCGGCGACGACTCCGACAAGAACCTCACCCTCACCCCGGAGCGGCCCGCCATCGCCACCGCGACCTCCACGGTGACCCCGACCGAGGCCCCGGAGACCGCGGAGCCGACCCCCGTCTCGGCCCCGACGAGGACCACGGCGACGACCCCGCCGGCCACCCCGACCCCCCGGCCGACGACCTCCTCGCCCAAGCCGCCCCCGCCCCAGCCCCCGGCGACGCAGGCGCCCCCGGCGCCGACGACCCGGGCCGTCCCGGACGTCGTCGGCCTCTCCCTGAACGAGGCCGCCGTCCGTCTCGCGCAGGCCGGATTCGGCTTCGCCGAGATCTGCGTGCGCAGCCGGGAGGAGGGCGTCCTGAACCAGCAGCCCGCCGCCGGGCAGCAGTGGAACCCCGGAGGCAGGGTCGCCCTCTACGTCGCGTCCCGCCGCTGCGACGACCACGACTGGGGCGACGACGACCGGGCCCCCGCCTCCCGGCCGTCACCTTCCGCAACGTAA